One genomic window of Bradyrhizobium sp. B124 includes the following:
- a CDS encoding DNA topoisomerase IB: MMDQQNIAAVRPMSADPAVALAKALGQWPKQPQAKLQSPRAKLKLDAPAAIKTSVEDLARDLGLRLGDQNELTIRRIKRGKNYSFVRANGSHVRDARTIRRLHAMAVPPAYRQVRYSSDPSSHLQAVGRDAAGRLQYRYHADWEKVREQRKAHRLAKLVAALPKIRRKVSAFLSGDEPTREFALSAVIELIARTAIRPGNESYARLNGTRGATTLLKSNVTLEDDSLVLTFKAKGGKAVRKECDAAKLVRAIGILRGVPGKRMFQYHDRSGVVRAASTTAVNAFLRELAGIKISLKDFRTLMASAVVVESLSRITPAASQRGRKRQVLDAIRAAADQLSNTPAICRKSYVHDTIVTAFEDGILERFAATMGGYRTQSKREQLLAQVVMAAGA; this comes from the coding sequence ATGATGGATCAGCAGAACATCGCGGCTGTGCGGCCCATGTCCGCCGATCCCGCTGTCGCCTTGGCGAAGGCGCTGGGCCAATGGCCCAAGCAGCCGCAGGCGAAGTTGCAGTCGCCCCGGGCAAAGCTCAAGCTCGACGCGCCCGCCGCCATCAAGACCTCCGTCGAGGATCTCGCGCGCGATCTGGGCCTCCGGCTCGGCGACCAGAACGAGCTGACCATCCGCCGCATCAAGCGCGGCAAGAATTATTCGTTCGTGCGCGCCAACGGCTCGCACGTCCGCGATGCGCGGACGATCCGCCGGCTGCACGCGATGGCGGTTCCGCCGGCCTATCGGCAGGTGCGCTATTCCAGCGATCCGAGCTCACATCTGCAGGCGGTCGGCCGCGATGCCGCGGGCCGATTGCAGTACCGTTATCACGCCGACTGGGAGAAGGTCCGCGAGCAGCGCAAGGCGCATCGCCTGGCCAAGCTCGTCGCCGCGCTGCCGAAGATCCGGCGCAAGGTCTCGGCGTTCCTGTCCGGCGACGAGCCGACGCGCGAGTTCGCGCTGTCGGCGGTGATCGAGCTGATCGCGCGCACCGCGATCCGACCCGGCAACGAATCCTATGCCCGCCTCAACGGCACCCGCGGTGCCACCACGCTTCTGAAGTCGAACGTCACGCTGGAAGACGATTCCCTGGTGCTGACCTTCAAGGCCAAGGGCGGTAAGGCCGTACGCAAGGAATGCGATGCGGCCAAGCTGGTGCGTGCGATCGGCATTCTGCGCGGCGTCCCGGGCAAGCGCATGTTCCAGTACCACGACCGCTCCGGCGTCGTCCGCGCTGCATCGACCACGGCGGTGAATGCGTTCCTGCGCGAGCTCGCCGGCATCAAGATCTCGCTGAAGGATTTCCGTACGCTGATGGCTTCGGCCGTCGTCGTGGAATCGCTGTCACGGATCACGCCGGCCGCCAGCCAGCGCGGCCGCAAGCGCCAGGTGCTGGACGCGATCCGCGCCGCCGCCGACCAGCTTTCCAACACGCCGGCGATCTGCCGCAAGAGCTACGTCCACGACACCATCGTCACCGCCTTCGAGGACGGCATCCTCGAACGCTTCGCCGCGACGATGGGCGGTTACCGCACCCAGTCCAAGCGCGAGCAGTTGCTGGCGCAAGTGGTGATGGCGGCGGGGGCGTAA
- the acs gene encoding acetate--CoA ligase gives MSEKIYDVSADWAKRAYIDDAKYREMYARSVKDPNGFWGEHGKRIDWIKPFTKVENVSFAPGNISIKWFEDGVLNVAWNCIDRHLEKRGDQTAIIWEGDNPSESKHITYRQLHDEVCKMANILRTRNVKKGDRVTIYLPMIPEAAYAMLACARIGAIHSVVFGGFSPDSLAQRIKDCDSKVVITADEGLRGGKKVPLKANVDAAIAKTGGVDWVVVVKRTGGAIDMNPTRDLWYHEAAEMVTTECPAEHMHAEDPLFILYTSGSTGTPKGVLHTSGGYLVFASMTHQYVFDYHDGDIYWCTADVGWVTGHSYILYGPLANGATTLMFEGVPNYPDNSRFWNVVDKHKVNIFYTAPTAIRALMQGGDEPVKKTSRKSLRLLGSVGEPINPEAWEWYYRVVGDDRCPIVDTWWQTETGGILITPLPGATKLKPGSATRPFFGVVPEIVDADGKTLDGETSGNLCLAKSWPGQMRTVYGDHARFEQTYFSTYKNKYFTGDGCRRDADGYYWITGRVDDVINVSGHRMGTAEVESSLVAHEAVSEAAVVGYPHDIKGQGIYAYVTLMKGTEPTEALRKELVAWVRKDIGPIASPDLIQFAPGLPKTRSGKIMRRILRKIAEDEPSSLGDTSTLADPAVVDDLVQNRQNKK, from the coding sequence ATGTCCGAGAAGATCTATGACGTGTCGGCCGACTGGGCCAAGCGCGCCTATATCGATGACGCCAAATATCGCGAGATGTACGCGCGCTCGGTCAAGGACCCCAACGGCTTCTGGGGCGAGCACGGCAAGCGGATCGACTGGATCAAGCCCTTCACCAAGGTCGAGAACGTCTCCTTTGCGCCCGGCAACATCTCGATCAAATGGTTCGAGGATGGCGTGCTGAACGTCGCCTGGAATTGCATCGACCGCCATCTCGAGAAGCGCGGCGACCAGACCGCGATCATCTGGGAGGGCGACAACCCTTCCGAATCCAAGCACATCACCTATCGCCAGCTGCACGACGAAGTCTGCAAGATGGCCAACATCCTGCGCACGCGGAACGTCAAGAAGGGTGACCGCGTCACGATCTATCTGCCGATGATTCCGGAAGCGGCCTACGCCATGCTGGCCTGCGCGCGGATCGGCGCGATCCACTCGGTGGTGTTCGGCGGCTTCTCGCCGGACAGCCTCGCCCAGCGCATCAAGGACTGCGACTCCAAGGTGGTCATCACCGCCGACGAAGGCCTGCGCGGCGGCAAGAAGGTGCCGCTGAAGGCCAATGTCGATGCCGCGATCGCCAAAACCGGCGGCGTCGATTGGGTCGTGGTGGTGAAGCGTACCGGTGGTGCGATCGACATGAACCCGACGCGCGACCTCTGGTATCACGAGGCGGCCGAGATGGTGACGACGGAATGCCCGGCCGAGCACATGCATGCTGAGGACCCGCTGTTCATCCTCTACACCTCGGGTTCGACCGGCACGCCGAAGGGTGTGCTGCACACCTCGGGCGGCTATCTCGTGTTCGCGTCGATGACGCATCAATACGTCTTCGACTATCACGACGGCGACATCTACTGGTGCACCGCCGACGTCGGCTGGGTCACCGGCCACAGCTACATCCTCTACGGACCGCTCGCCAACGGCGCGACCACGCTGATGTTCGAGGGCGTGCCGAACTACCCGGACAATTCGCGTTTCTGGAACGTGGTCGACAAGCACAAGGTCAACATCTTCTACACCGCGCCGACCGCGATCCGCGCGCTGATGCAGGGCGGCGACGAGCCGGTGAAGAAGACCTCGCGCAAATCGCTGCGCCTGCTCGGCTCGGTCGGCGAGCCGATCAATCCCGAAGCCTGGGAGTGGTACTACCGCGTGGTCGGCGACGATCGCTGCCCGATCGTCGACACCTGGTGGCAGACCGAGACCGGCGGCATCCTGATCACGCCGCTGCCCGGCGCGACCAAGCTGAAGCCGGGATCGGCGACGCGGCCGTTCTTCGGCGTGGTACCGGAGATCGTCGACGCCGACGGCAAGACGCTGGACGGCGAGACCTCGGGCAATCTCTGCCTGGCCAAATCATGGCCGGGCCAGATGCGCACGGTCTATGGCGACCATGCGCGGTTCGAGCAGACCTATTTCTCGACCTACAAGAACAAGTACTTCACCGGCGACGGCTGCCGGCGCGATGCCGACGGCTATTACTGGATCACCGGCCGCGTCGACGACGTCATCAACGTCTCCGGCCACCGCATGGGCACCGCCGAAGTCGAGAGCTCGCTGGTCGCGCATGAGGCGGTGTCGGAAGCCGCCGTGGTCGGCTACCCGCACGACATCAAGGGCCAGGGCATCTACGCCTATGTCACGCTGATGAAGGGCACCGAGCCGACCGAGGCCCTGCGCAAGGAGCTCGTCGCCTGGGTCCGCAAGGACATCGGCCCGATCGCGTCGCCGGACCTCATCCAATTCGCGCCCGGCCTGCCGAAGACGCGCTCCGGCAAGATCATGCGCCGCATCCTGCGCAAGATCGCCGAGGACGAACCGTCGAGCCTCGGCGACACTTCGACCTTGGCCGATCCGGCCGTCGTCGACGACCTCGTGCAGAACCGGCAGAACAAGAAGTAA
- a CDS encoding L,D-transpeptidase, whose protein sequence is MSMKFAVALAATLGAVVVMSQTAEARPEMVGIHADNYEPGTIVVKTNERRLYLILDSGHAMRYPVGVGKSGKQWAGTTRIDGKYRNPAWSPPAEVKRDKPSIPNVIAGGSPANPMGVAAMTLAGGEYAIHGTNVPGSVGGFVSYGCIRMLNTDITDLYSRVEIGTTVVVTR, encoded by the coding sequence ATGTCGATGAAGTTTGCGGTGGCGCTGGCTGCCACCCTTGGTGCTGTTGTTGTGATGTCGCAGACGGCCGAAGCGCGGCCGGAAATGGTCGGAATACACGCCGACAATTATGAGCCGGGCACCATCGTGGTGAAGACCAACGAACGGCGGCTCTACCTCATTCTCGATTCCGGCCACGCGATGCGTTACCCGGTCGGCGTCGGCAAGTCCGGCAAGCAGTGGGCCGGCACCACCCGGATCGACGGCAAGTATCGCAACCCGGCCTGGTCGCCACCCGCCGAGGTCAAGCGCGACAAGCCGAGCATCCCGAACGTGATCGCCGGCGGTTCGCCGGCGAATCCGATGGGCGTCGCCGCGATGACGCTGGCCGGCGGCGAATACGCGATCCACGGCACCAACGTGCCCGGCTCGGTCGGCGGCTTCGTCTCCTACGGCTGCATCCGCATGCTGAACACCGACATCACCGATCTTTACTCGCGCGTCGAGATCGGCACGACGGTCGTCGTCACCCGCTGA
- a CDS encoding thermonuclease family protein, with product MSPYERINPYRGTGRPPFRRSPWGRRVSAALPWVFVLGIAVGSTLPIRRWVPEWVPSPSHWSLSRSRDAEMIWQRGGAPDARHAVDVIRTIDGDTFEARVHLAPGPDLYTRVRLRGIDAPELKASCARELQMAQAATVALRDLLGQGDVAIYNIGPDKYQGRVVADVATRKTDNVSAALLAAGHARAYNGGHRFGWCGNFAR from the coding sequence ATGTCCCCATACGAGAGAATAAATCCTTATCGTGGGACGGGACGTCCGCCCTTTCGCCGCTCGCCCTGGGGCCGCCGCGTCTCGGCGGCGCTGCCATGGGTGTTCGTTCTCGGCATTGCCGTCGGCAGCACGTTGCCGATCCGCCGATGGGTGCCTGAATGGGTGCCCTCGCCATCGCACTGGTCGTTGAGCCGGTCGCGCGATGCCGAAATGATCTGGCAGCGCGGCGGCGCGCCTGACGCGCGCCATGCTGTCGACGTGATCAGGACGATCGATGGTGACACGTTCGAGGCAAGGGTGCATCTCGCGCCGGGGCCCGATCTCTACACGCGGGTGCGGCTGCGCGGCATCGATGCGCCGGAGCTGAAGGCGTCCTGCGCGCGCGAACTGCAGATGGCGCAGGCAGCCACGGTGGCGCTGCGCGATCTGCTCGGCCAGGGCGATGTCGCGATCTACAATATCGGTCCCGACAAATATCAGGGCCGCGTCGTCGCCGATGTCGCGACCAGGAAGACCGACAACGTCTCGGCGGCGCTGCTCGCGGCCGGCCATGCGCGCGCCTACAATGGTGGCCATCGCTTTGGCTGGTGCGGAAATTTTGCGCGCTGA
- a CDS encoding DUF1674 domain-containing protein has translation MSEKSPSPSPSPSPPEPAPRKPLTPAAQRALAEAAARRKAAEEAAAKDAAARPKEFQGPKGPEPTRYGDWETKGIASDF, from the coding sequence ATGTCTGAGAAATCGCCATCGCCATCGCCATCGCCATCTCCGCCGGAACCCGCGCCGCGCAAGCCGCTGACGCCGGCGGCGCAGCGCGCGCTCGCCGAGGCCGCGGCGCGGCGCAAGGCTGCCGAGGAGGCCGCCGCGAAGGATGCGGCCGCGCGGCCGAAGGAATTCCAGGGCCCGAAGGGACCGGAACCGACGCGTTACGGCGATTGGGAGACCAAGGGCATCGCCTCGGACTTCTGA
- a CDS encoding RsmB/NOP family class I SAM-dependent RNA methyltransferase, translated as MPPSRFAVPAEVPGLAARRIAADILDGVLHKHRTLDDQLDGAGAHPGLKSLADRDRALMRRLVSTILRKLGTLGHLLSRLLDRGVPTDAPRAQSALLIGAAQILWMDVPDHAAVDLSVRLVQSDRRAAKYAGLVNAVLRRCAREGQGLIDEISPQTLDLPQWMLARWNAHYGEATARDMALALGHEPSLDLTVKSDAPQWASRLHGEILPTGTVRTLLQGSVTMLPGFAEGQWWVQDAAAALPVRLFGDIKDKRIADLCAAPGGKTAQLALAGAQVTAVDRSPARVARLRDNLTRLELQAETVVADAAEWPAEAASFDGILVDAPCTSTGTIRRHPDVAWLRQESDIAALTALQKRLLHKAANLLKPGGTLVYCTCSLEPEEGEHAIAALLASESGLRRAPVETSEVAGLDDIITADGDLRTLPSHLPNADPRLGGLDGFYAARLVKS; from the coding sequence ATGCCTCCTTCAAGATTTGCAGTCCCTGCCGAAGTCCCCGGTCTCGCGGCGCGCCGCATCGCGGCCGACATCCTCGATGGCGTGCTGCACAAGCACCGCACGCTCGACGATCAGCTCGACGGCGCCGGCGCGCATCCCGGCCTGAAGTCGCTGGCCGATCGCGACCGCGCGCTGATGCGCCGGCTGGTGTCGACCATCCTGCGCAAGCTCGGCACGCTCGGCCATTTGCTGTCGCGTCTGCTCGACCGCGGCGTCCCGACCGATGCACCGCGCGCGCAGAGCGCGCTCCTGATCGGCGCCGCGCAGATCCTCTGGATGGACGTGCCTGACCATGCCGCGGTCGATCTGTCGGTGCGGCTGGTGCAGTCCGACCGGCGCGCGGCGAAATATGCCGGGCTCGTCAACGCCGTGCTGCGCCGCTGCGCGCGCGAGGGCCAGGGCCTGATCGACGAGATCAGCCCGCAGACGCTGGATCTGCCGCAATGGATGCTGGCGCGCTGGAATGCGCATTACGGTGAAGCCACCGCGCGCGACATGGCGCTGGCGCTCGGCCACGAGCCGTCGCTCGATCTCACGGTGAAGTCGGACGCGCCGCAATGGGCGAGCCGCCTGCATGGCGAGATCCTGCCGACGGGAACCGTGCGCACGCTGCTGCAGGGTTCCGTCACGATGCTGCCGGGCTTTGCCGAAGGCCAATGGTGGGTGCAGGACGCTGCCGCAGCACTTCCGGTGCGCCTGTTCGGCGACATCAAGGACAAGCGGATCGCGGACCTCTGCGCGGCGCCGGGCGGCAAGACCGCCCAGCTCGCGTTGGCCGGCGCACAGGTCACCGCGGTCGACCGCTCGCCGGCGCGGGTCGCGCGGCTGCGCGACAACCTCACGCGGCTGGAGTTGCAGGCAGAGACTGTCGTCGCCGACGCGGCCGAATGGCCGGCGGAGGCCGCGAGCTTCGACGGTATCCTGGTCGATGCACCCTGCACCTCGACGGGAACCATCCGCCGCCATCCCGACGTCGCCTGGCTGCGGCAGGAGAGCGACATCGCCGCACTGACGGCGCTGCAGAAGCGGCTGCTGCATAAGGCCGCCAATCTGCTAAAGCCCGGGGGCACCCTGGTCTACTGCACGTGCTCGCTGGAGCCGGAGGAAGGCGAGCACGCGATTGCGGCGCTGCTGGCGAGCGAATCAGGCCTGCGCCGAGCGCCGGTCGAGACAAGCGAAGTCGCCGGCCTCGACGACATCATCACCGCAGACGGCGATTTGCGCACCCTGCCCAGCCATTTGCCCAACGCCGACCCGCGGTTGGGCGGGCTGGACGGCTTTTACGCCGCCCGGCTGGTCAAATCCTGA
- a CDS encoding heparinase II/III family protein: protein MSVAQSRRISTLIAGRFARSMLARASGSTVALSRLWPGRTDRLIIAPHDLRTADATRAAEIYAGRFVFAGKIVTCHGRSIFDLEPPSEDWEAALLGFGWLRHLRAADTALTRANARSLVDDWISNQARKRPLERRADVRARRVISLLSQAPLVLGDTDGKFYRKYLRGLAREIRYLRHATLDNDGVPRLQVLIALCYASLCLANQARNIKSATRRLSDELQRQILPDGGHISRNPGALVELLSDLLPLRQTFAARNIAPPPALLNAIDRMMPMLRFFRHGDGSFALFNGMSTAPSDLVATLLAYDDTRGVPMSSMPHSGFQRLDAGNTTLIIDTGPPPPASVSQDAHAGCLSFELSSGVSRIVVNCGMPNTGRDNWRPFARSTAAHSTLTYRDTSSCQFVELSAMKRLLRGAPVTSGPSNVESYREAIPDGDVLTASHDGYLSRFGVIHRRVLMIAQDGTRMEGEDSLSPAPGGRIKGSEADFALRFHLHPSVKASRLSDARGVMLVLPNRDVWTFEAMDDKVDLEDSVFLAGNDGPRRTSQIVIRQDARQAATIRWSFVRSSTSVTATNARRNARREPELPL, encoded by the coding sequence GTGTCGGTCGCTCAAAGCAGACGCATCTCGACGCTGATTGCTGGCCGGTTTGCCCGCAGCATGCTCGCACGCGCCAGCGGGAGCACGGTGGCGCTGTCGCGGCTCTGGCCCGGCCGCACCGACCGGCTGATCATCGCGCCGCATGATCTCAGGACCGCCGACGCCACCCGCGCGGCCGAGATCTATGCCGGGCGATTCGTTTTCGCCGGCAAGATCGTGACCTGCCACGGCCGCTCGATCTTCGATCTCGAACCGCCGTCGGAAGATTGGGAAGCCGCCCTGCTCGGCTTCGGCTGGCTACGCCACCTGCGCGCCGCCGACACCGCGCTGACCCGCGCCAATGCCCGCTCGCTGGTCGACGACTGGATCTCCAACCAGGCCCGCAAGCGGCCGCTGGAGCGGCGCGCCGATGTGCGCGCGCGGCGGGTGATCTCGCTGCTGTCGCAGGCGCCATTGGTGCTCGGCGACACCGACGGAAAATTCTACCGCAAATATCTGCGCGGGCTGGCGCGCGAGATCCGCTATCTGCGCCACGCGACGCTCGACAATGACGGCGTGCCGCGCCTGCAAGTTCTGATCGCGCTGTGCTATGCCTCGCTCTGCCTCGCCAACCAGGCGCGCAACATCAAATCCGCGACGCGCAGGCTGTCCGACGAATTGCAGCGCCAGATCCTGCCTGATGGCGGCCATATCTCGCGCAATCCCGGCGCGCTGGTCGAGCTGCTCAGCGATCTCTTGCCGCTGCGCCAGACCTTCGCTGCACGGAATATCGCGCCGCCCCCGGCGCTGCTCAACGCGATCGACCGCATGATGCCGATGCTGCGCTTCTTCCGGCACGGCGACGGCAGCTTCGCGCTGTTCAACGGCATGAGCACTGCGCCCTCCGACCTCGTCGCGACGCTGCTCGCCTATGACGACACCCGCGGCGTGCCGATGTCGAGCATGCCGCATAGCGGCTTCCAGCGGCTCGATGCCGGCAACACCACCTTGATCATCGATACCGGTCCGCCGCCGCCGGCCAGCGTCAGCCAGGATGCGCATGCCGGCTGCCTGTCGTTCGAGCTGTCCTCCGGGGTGAGCCGTATCGTGGTCAATTGCGGCATGCCGAACACCGGGCGCGACAATTGGCGGCCGTTCGCGCGTTCCACCGCGGCGCATTCGACGCTGACCTATCGCGACACCTCGTCGTGCCAGTTCGTCGAGCTGTCGGCGATGAAGCGGCTGTTGCGCGGCGCGCCGGTTACCAGCGGGCCGAGCAACGTCGAGAGCTACCGCGAAGCCATCCCCGACGGCGACGTGCTGACCGCCTCGCATGACGGCTATCTCTCGCGCTTCGGCGTGATCCACCGCCGCGTGCTGATGATTGCCCAGGACGGCACCCGGATGGAGGGCGAGGACTCGCTGTCGCCGGCACCCGGCGGCCGCATCAAGGGCAGCGAGGCCGATTTCGCGCTGCGCTTCCATCTGCACCCGTCGGTGAAGGCGAGCCGGCTGTCGGACGCCCGCGGCGTGATGCTGGTGCTGCCCAATCGCGACGTCTGGACCTTCGAGGCGATGGACGACAAGGTCGACCTCGAGGACAGCGTGTTCCTGGCCGGCAATGACGGTCCGCGCCGCACCTCCCAGATCGTGATCCGGCAGGACGCACGGCAGGCCGCCACCATCCGCTGGAGCTTCGTGCGCTCCTCGACCTCAGTCACCGCCACCAACGCCCGCCGCAACGCCCGCCGCGAGCCGGAACTGCCGCTGTAG
- a CDS encoding IS5 family transposase, protein MPWTEITRKQYRRDDLRYASDMTDAEWRLIRRLLPRAHRRGRPRRTDLRSVVEAVLYILSTGCQWRALPQEFPPYSTVQGYFYAWRDTGRWQKIASVLVQRARKKLGRASKPTAAVIDSQSAPTTQAGGPRGYDAGKRIYGRKRHIVTDTNGLLLGVHVHPANVQDCHGAVPLLKMVRTQFPRLGHVFADRIYRGKQLLDALSDCGPWTIEIVERPQGVKGFQLLPRRWVVERTFAWFGRCRRLAKDFEAATATEVAWLLLAHIRLLTRRLAAAHSD, encoded by the coding sequence ATGCCCTGGACTGAAATCACTCGAAAGCAATATCGGCGGGACGACCTGCGTTATGCAAGCGATATGACAGATGCGGAATGGAGGCTGATCAGGCGCCTTCTGCCGCGAGCACACCGGCGTGGCCGACCGCGCCGAACCGATCTTCGTAGTGTTGTGGAGGCGGTTCTCTACATTCTATCGACAGGATGCCAGTGGCGGGCACTGCCGCAGGAGTTCCCACCCTATTCGACGGTGCAGGGTTATTTTTACGCGTGGCGAGATACGGGTCGATGGCAGAAGATCGCCAGCGTTCTTGTTCAGCGGGCGCGAAAAAAGCTGGGACGTGCTTCAAAGCCGACAGCTGCCGTGATCGACAGCCAAAGTGCGCCGACCACGCAGGCCGGCGGGCCTCGTGGCTACGACGCGGGGAAGCGCATCTACGGCCGCAAGCGGCACATTGTGACCGACACCAATGGCCTGCTCCTCGGAGTTCATGTGCATCCGGCCAACGTCCAGGACTGCCATGGTGCGGTACCGTTGCTGAAGATGGTACGGACGCAATTCCCTCGGCTGGGACACGTTTTTGCCGATCGGATCTATCGTGGGAAGCAGCTTCTCGACGCCCTCTCGGACTGCGGTCCATGGACCATCGAGATCGTCGAGCGGCCTCAAGGCGTCAAAGGCTTCCAGCTGCTGCCGCGACGATGGGTTGTTGAACGGACATTCGCTTGGTTCGGCAGATGTCGACGTCTCGCCAAGGACTTCGAGGCCGCCACAGCCACCGAAGTCGCATGGTTACTCCTCGCCCACATCAGGCTCCTGACCCGCAGACTTGCCGCCGCTCATAGCGATTGA
- the purH gene encoding bifunctional phosphoribosylaminoimidazolecarboxamide formyltransferase/IMP cyclohydrolase, giving the protein MTEQLRRVTRALLSVSDKTGLIDFAKALSDHGVELVSTGGTAKAIAAAGLKVKDVSELTGFPEMMDGRVKTLHPKVHGGLLAIRDNKEHAAAMASHGIAPIDLLVVNLYPFEATVDKGAGFEECIENIDIGGPAMIRAAAKNHDDVAVVVEANDYSAVLDELAAHKGATSLGLRRRLAAKAYARTAAYDAAISNWFAVQLDTKAPDFRAFGGRLIQSLRYGENPHQTAAFYATPEKRPGVATARQLQGKELSYNNINDTDAAYECVGEFDPQHTAACVIVKHANPCGVAEGPDLATAYARALACDSTSAYGGIIAVNRTLDADAARAIIGIFTEVIIAPDATEEAISIIAGRRNLRLLLAGGLPNARALGLTAKTVAGGLLVQSRDNAVVEDMNLKVATKRPPTDAELRDLKFAFRVAKHVKSNTIIYAKDLATVGIGAGQMSRVDSARIAARKALDAAAELKLAEPLTKGSVVASDAFFPFADGMLACIEAGATAVIQPGGSMRDDEVIKAADEHGIAMVFTGVRHFRH; this is encoded by the coding sequence ATGACCGAACAGCTTCGCCGCGTGACCCGCGCTCTGTTGTCCGTTTCCGACAAGACCGGACTGATCGATTTCGCCAAGGCGCTTTCCGACCATGGCGTCGAGCTGGTCTCGACCGGCGGCACCGCCAAGGCGATCGCGGCGGCCGGGCTCAAGGTCAAGGACGTCTCCGAGCTCACCGGTTTCCCGGAAATGATGGACGGCCGGGTCAAGACGCTGCATCCGAAGGTCCATGGCGGCCTGCTCGCGATCCGCGACAACAAGGAACATGCGGCGGCGATGGCCTCGCACGGCATCGCGCCGATCGACCTTCTGGTCGTCAACCTCTATCCGTTCGAGGCCACCGTCGACAAAGGGGCCGGCTTCGAGGAGTGCATCGAGAATATCGACATCGGCGGCCCCGCGATGATCCGCGCCGCGGCCAAGAACCATGACGACGTCGCCGTGGTGGTCGAGGCGAACGACTATTCTGCTGTGCTCGACGAGCTCGCCGCGCACAAGGGCGCGACCTCGCTTGGCCTGCGCCGGCGGCTCGCCGCCAAGGCCTATGCGCGCACCGCGGCCTATGACGCCGCGATCTCGAACTGGTTCGCCGTGCAGCTCGACACCAAGGCGCCGGACTTCCGCGCCTTCGGCGGCAGACTGATCCAGTCGCTCCGCTATGGCGAGAACCCGCACCAGACCGCAGCATTCTATGCCACGCCGGAGAAGCGGCCGGGCGTTGCCACCGCACGCCAGCTGCAGGGCAAGGAACTGTCCTACAACAACATCAACGACACCGATGCGGCCTATGAGTGCGTCGGCGAGTTCGATCCGCAGCACACCGCGGCCTGCGTGATCGTCAAGCACGCCAACCCCTGCGGCGTCGCCGAGGGTCCGGATCTTGCGACCGCCTATGCCCGCGCGCTCGCCTGCGACTCCACCTCGGCCTATGGCGGCATTATCGCGGTCAACCGCACGCTCGATGCAGATGCCGCGCGCGCCATCATCGGCATCTTCACCGAGGTGATCATCGCACCCGACGCGACCGAGGAGGCGATCTCGATCATCGCCGGCCGGCGCAACCTGCGCCTGCTGCTTGCGGGCGGCCTGCCGAACGCGCGCGCGCTCGGGCTCACCGCGAAGACGGTCGCCGGCGGCCTCTTGGTGCAGAGCCGCGACAACGCGGTCGTCGAGGACATGAACCTGAAGGTCGCGACCAAGCGCCCGCCGACCGACGCCGAGCTGCGCGATCTCAAATTCGCCTTCCGCGTCGCCAAGCACGTCAAGTCGAACACCATCATCTACGCCAAGGATCTCGCCACCGTCGGCATCGGCGCCGGCCAGATGAGCCGCGTGGACTCGGCGCGCATCGCCGCCCGCAAGGCGCTGGATGCGGCAGCCGAGCTGAAGCTTGCCGAGCCCCTGACCAAGGGTTCGGTGGTCGCCTCCGACGCGTTCTTCCCGTTCGCCGACGGCATGCTCGCCTGCATCGAGGCCGGCGCGACCGCGGTGATCCAGCCGGGCGGCTCGATGCGCGACGACGAGGTGATCAAGGCCGCCGACGAGCACGGCATCGCCATGGTGTTCACCGGCGTGCGGCATTTTAGGCATTGA